AACCCGAACAGGAGTTTGCGTGACAAGAATATCTTACTGGTTGATGATGTATTTACCACTGGGGCAACACTTCAAGCGAGTAGTCAACCATTAATAAGAGCGGGTGCTGAAATTTCCATTGCTACTATTGCCGCTACCAGAAGTTAGTTTACTCTTGATTAATTGAATTCAGCATTGCCACTACGTGAGTACCGAGCGATTCAGCTACTATTTTTTTATACTCCGTGCTACTTGTAAACCCACCATCTTTATTAAAGAATTCTGCTAATATAGGCTCCCAGTCGCTATTTATCGGCATAATGAAACCAAACTCCTCTCCTGTCTTATCTCCCGCAACGTGCCTCTTGATATTACTGACTTCTTCAATTGCGGTTAAGTAAGAGGAAAAATCCAGATAAGTAAAATAATTACTATTTTGATTTACTCTTTCATAACATTCCTTAAAGGAATTAACAGATTCAATTTTTAATTGAGGGAATGATCCAGCTTTTAATTCATGAGCTCTTTTTTCATGGGTAGTACCTTTTTGAACAATTAGGGTTTTGCCAGAAAATTCACTGGAAATATTACTAAAGCTCTTTAGATCTGGAACGGATTTATTAGTCAGCAATATAGATACGTTAGAAAAGAAAGAGGGGCTGAATTGCACTTCCTTCTTACGGGACTGTGTAATCGTGACATCGGCCAGTCCAAAGACTCCCCCGCTTCCGTTTTCAACACTTTGGTAGAATTCGGAGAAATCAACAGCATCTTGAGGTTGATGAACATTCACATCTAAGTTTACTTTATGTGTGCTTTCAACATATTCCACGAATTCATTCCAAATTTTAATGCATAAGCCATCTAATTCACCATTATTTTGGAAGATGAATTTGCCAGAATAGTTGTAAGTAACCGTGACTTCGCCAGTCCCTTTGGACTTAGTTTGTTTCCAGCTGTCCCCTGATAATTGTGAGTTTGCAGTATAACTTAAAAAAAATGCCGAGATAATTAATATTAGATTCTTCATATCTGTTAAGTTTATTGCTAATTTTTGAATATGAGTTTTATTCAATTTAAACAATTCTAATGTGAAATAAAACAGATATTGAATTGCTTTTGTTCTATTACCTATAGAAAGAGGACGTGAATAGGATTAGAAAAGTCTAATTTTATGTAAGTTGTAGAGCTTATTACATGGCAAAAGCAAACGTGATTTTCAATTAAAAGAATTATAATCTAATTTGGTCTAATTCAATAATTCGTTAATCGAAACTGTGCATGATTTTATATAGCGTGATAGATTAGTTAAGATTGCGCCTTGTTTTGAGTGGTTTTTATTCCATAGTAAGGAACAAATGCTGAGGGAAATAAGAATTTCTGATTATCTAAGTTTTTCCAATATTAAATCCTGATGTTGTAGATATACAATCAGGTTTTCTAATAATATGTCCGACCCTTCTTTTTCATCTTGTTGCGCCAATACTTTTTCACAAACCTTGTATAGCACTTGTCTAGATGATAAACCATGAATTTTGGCAGCTTTCAAAATGAATTTAGCAACCTCATCCTCGTGTAATGCTCCTTCGGGCAAATTGTCCAGTTTTTTGATTTCAGATTTTAAAGCTTCCACCTCGGCCAATTGAGTCGGTTTTTTAGATAAAAAATCTTTGCTCTCATCGCCAGAACCGGGAGCCTGGTTTTTCATAAATTCATTTAGGTCTTTCAATGTATCTTTTTTCTTAGCCATAGTCATTATTATTAAAGATGTGAAAGTATCGCTTTTGTGATAGGTAAAAACTCTTTTTCTGCTAAAATGGTACTGAAATTAGCAAAAATATTCTTTGCCGGAACTTTTACTTCCAAAATTTCAGCATCTAATTCCGAAAGAGCGTCCTTAACGGTATCAATTTTTGTGGCTGAGTGAACTCTGTTGGGCAATACCAATATTTTTAATTTTTCATTTTCTTTTAGAGCATATTTAATGTCTTCCACAGTTTGATAAGTTACTAACAAATCATTAGGTGTCAAACTTGTCGGGACAATCACTAAGTCACTACTTAAACTTAGTTTTTTAATGTGCTCATCTGTAGTTTTCCCGGCACTATCTATTATTATAAAATCCAGCTTTCGATTCTGTAGTTCTTTTATATCTTCCAAGGCCTTGTGGTCCTCAGAAGCGATAATTGGAAAAACAGCAGATTCTTTTGCTCCTGTTTTGTAAAGTTCCATTTTTCTCAAGGTATTGAGCGTGTAATTGGTGTCTGTCTCCAACATTGCCAAAGAATGTCCCAAACTGTGTAACATAGTGGCAAAATGAATAGCGCTAGTGGTTTTTCCCGTACCGCCCTTTCGTGAAATAAATGAAATTATTTTTGTCATAACAAAAAATGAATATCAATAAAAATACATAGCTGTAACCCTTTTTCCAAATCTAGGTTAAATTTGCAAAAAAGATAATGAAGAAAATTATTAATATAGAAGAATTTAACGAATTAATAAGGTCCAGAAGATCTATTTATCCAGCACAATATTCCGGTGAAAAAGTGAATGATCTTATTATTGAGCAAATGTTAGAAAACGCGAATTGGGCACCTAACCATAAACATACGGAACCATGGAGGTTTATAGTTTTTACTGATAAAGGCTTGGACCAGTTAGGTAAATTTCAATCTGATATTTATCAACAAGTATCTAAAGCAAAAGGGAGCTTTGATCAGGCTAAAATGGAGACCCTTAGAAATAAACCATTGATGGCATCGCATGTAATAGCCATTGGTATGAAAAGAGATGAAAAACAAAGCATTCCAGTTGAAGAAGAAATTTCTGCTGTTGCTTCTGCAGTACAAAATATGCAATTAACAGCTAGTGCATATGGTGTAGGTTGTTATTGGGGTTCAGGAGGAATCACTTATATGAAAGAAGCAAAAAACGCATTAGGATTAGAAGAAGATGACAAGTTAATGGGCTTTTTATATGTTGGCATGCCTAAAGAAGGCTTTTGGCCAGAAGGAAAAAGAAACCCAATGAATGACAAAGTAAACTGGGTAACTGGATAATTCGGACCTATGATTCAATATTGGGAATATTTACAGGTAGTAATTGCATGGTTAATTTTTGGAATTGCCCATTCAGTTTTGGCGTCTTCTCTAGTTAAGGAGAAGGTGAATTTAAGGCCACGTTCTTATCGCAGGCTGTATAATGTAATTTCAGTTTTTGCTGTACTATTTATTTTTTTATTAGGGAGCACAATTCAACCGGAATTTTTATTTCCAAAGGACCAAAGTAGTAAGGCAATTGGTTTGATTATTGCCACGTTTGGGTTTTTATTAGCGAAGTTGGCCTTTAAGCCGATTAGCTTTTCAGAATTCTTAGGAATTAAATCTGAAACAAATCAAAAGCTAATCACTCACGGTATTTATGGTAGAATGCGCCATCCACTTTACACCGCATTGATTTTAGGAATCGTAGGTTTTGTAGTTTTTAGCCCAACTTATACTAATTTGTTACATGCTATTTGCATCTCCTTTTACCTCTTCATTGGTATTCATTATGAGGAAAGGAGATTGATAGCACATTTTGGTAAAAAATACGAAGACTATAAAAGTAAAACTCCAATGCTATTTCCTACTTTCAGACGAAAATGACTGAAATAATAATGAGAGATTTTGGCACTTTTTAAAGTAAAAAAGGGTTTACTCATTTGATTGCACTTACATTTGGGCTCGTTAGTCGAAATATGTAAGGAAAACTGAAAAATTAACAGTGAAATATTTTACTTTTTATGTTAGCAAACTACATTTGAAGTGTATATTTGCGCCACGAAATTCTAAATTCCTTTATGGAACTTATTCAAAGTAAGCATTTTAGTCAAGAACAAATCGACCAGTACAGGGAAGAGTTTGAATCTTCCAAACCATTCCACCACCTTATCCTAGATGACTTTTTGTCAACAGAGGTAGCTGAAAAACTTCATAACTTCTTTCCAGAAGATGATCTTTTCAATAAGCCTAAAAAGGATAAGCATGAAAATAAGCTTGAGGGAGATAAATTTGAGGAATATCCTCGATTATTTAATCTCTTGAAGGAAGAAATTGCCCAGCCTAAATTTTTGGAACTTATCGAAAAGGTAACTGGCATCAAAAATGCTTTTATCACTAATGACGGTTTTGGAGTGGGAATTCAAAAAGGAAAGAAAGGTTCTTTTGAAGATGTACATGTAGATTTTAACATTCATCCAGAAAAAGATGTACAAAGAAGGCTTAATCTTCAGCTTTACTTAACTCCTAGGTGGAAACCCGAATGGAACGGGGCATTGGAAATGTGGAACGATTGTGTTTCCAAATGTAAAAAAGCGGTTTCATGTAGATTTAACCGGGCAGTAATTTTTGAAGTGAAAGACACTTCCTACTATGGGTATACCAAGCCCTTAGACTGTCCTGATAAAGAAGAAAGAAAAATGTTTTCTGCGACTTTTTATACCAAGAAAGAGAAAGAAGATATTGCTTTTCATGACACAATATTTCCGGAGCATCAAGAGGAAAAGCAACAACCAACATTTTTTGAGAGTATCAAAAAAGCTTTAAAAGTCAGCTAAGCAATAAATCATGGCCAACGTTTCAACTACGGAGATAACCTCCGACTCCATTGCATCCGATAACCCTATTCATCAGCGACTTTTGTCTGCCTATGTTTATGCTCAGCCGCAGGTTGAAGGCAGGTTATTAGAAATAGGATGTGGGACAGGAAGAGGGTTGGAGATTCTGGTCAATTCAGCTGATCATTATACTGGCATTGATAAATATAAAAGCTTAACAGACGAATTACAGGAAAAATATCCTCAGGCTGATTTCAAA
This is a stretch of genomic DNA from Marivirga harenae. It encodes these proteins:
- a CDS encoding nitroreductase family protein, whose translation is MKKIINIEEFNELIRSRRSIYPAQYSGEKVNDLIIEQMLENANWAPNHKHTEPWRFIVFTDKGLDQLGKFQSDIYQQVSKAKGSFDQAKMETLRNKPLMASHVIAIGMKRDEKQSIPVEEEISAVASAVQNMQLTASAYGVGCYWGSGGITYMKEAKNALGLEEDDKLMGFLYVGMPKEGFWPEGKRNPMNDKVNWVTG
- a CDS encoding substrate-binding periplasmic protein; translation: MKNLILIISAFFLSYTANSQLSGDSWKQTKSKGTGEVTVTYNYSGKFIFQNNGELDGLCIKIWNEFVEYVESTHKVNLDVNVHQPQDAVDFSEFYQSVENGSGGVFGLADVTITQSRKKEVQFSPSFFSNVSILLTNKSVPDLKSFSNISSEFSGKTLIVQKGTTHEKRAHELKAGSFPQLKIESVNSFKECYERVNQNSNYFTYLDFSSYLTAIEEVSNIKRHVAGDKTGEEFGFIMPINSDWEPILAEFFNKDGGFTSSTEYKKIVAESLGTHVVAMLNSINQE
- a CDS encoding methyltransferase family protein, with the protein product MIQYWEYLQVVIAWLIFGIAHSVLASSLVKEKVNLRPRSYRRLYNVISVFAVLFIFLLGSTIQPEFLFPKDQSSKAIGLIIATFGFLLAKLAFKPISFSEFLGIKSETNQKLITHGIYGRMRHPLYTALILGIVGFVVFSPTYTNLLHAICISFYLFIGIHYEERRLIAHFGKKYEDYKSKTPMLFPTFRRK
- a CDS encoding 2OG-Fe(II) oxygenase, which codes for MELIQSKHFSQEQIDQYREEFESSKPFHHLILDDFLSTEVAEKLHNFFPEDDLFNKPKKDKHENKLEGDKFEEYPRLFNLLKEEIAQPKFLELIEKVTGIKNAFITNDGFGVGIQKGKKGSFEDVHVDFNIHPEKDVQRRLNLQLYLTPRWKPEWNGALEMWNDCVSKCKKAVSCRFNRAVIFEVKDTSYYGYTKPLDCPDKEERKMFSATFYTKKEKEDIAFHDTIFPEHQEEKQQPTFFESIKKALKVS
- a CDS encoding ParA family protein; amino-acid sequence: MTKIISFISRKGGTGKTTSAIHFATMLHSLGHSLAMLETDTNYTLNTLRKMELYKTGAKESAVFPIIASEDHKALEDIKELQNRKLDFIIIDSAGKTTDEHIKKLSLSSDLVIVPTSLTPNDLLVTYQTVEDIKYALKENEKLKILVLPNRVHSATKIDTVKDALSELDAEILEVKVPAKNIFANFSTILAEKEFLPITKAILSHL